A single region of the Lysinibacillus sp. B2A1 genome encodes:
- a CDS encoding cell division protein DIVIC, with product MTKRHSSNDNQQNFTKLDNDYVRSTDKAINRKKQARKRKIRRIVFFAIVPVVIIAFLVNILFHQNEVLAEKEKKKDEANQHLTEIKNEHDSLNLKIKQLEDDEYIAKMLRKEYFLSEKGEIIFIIPEKKDKKDD from the coding sequence ATGACTAAACGTCATTCATCAAATGATAACCAACAAAACTTTACTAAACTTGATAATGACTATGTCCGTAGCACGGATAAAGCTATTAATCGTAAAAAACAAGCTCGTAAACGAAAAATACGTAGAATTGTCTTTTTTGCGATTGTACCAGTCGTTATTATCGCTTTTCTCGTTAATATACTTTTCCACCAAAATGAAGTTTTGGCTGAAAAAGAGAAGAAAAAGGACGAAGCGAATCAGCATCTTACAGAAATAAAAAATGAACACGATTCATTAAATCTTAAAATTAAGCAATTAGAAGATGATGAATATATTGCAAAGATGTTACGTAAAGAGTATTTCTTATCCGAAAAAGGTGAAATTATTTTCATTATTCCAGAGAAGAAGGATAAAAAAGACGACTGA
- a CDS encoding RNA-binding protein S1 has product MSIEVGSKVQGKVTGITNFGAFVELPDGKTGLVHISEVADNYVKDINEHLKVGDEVEVKVMNVEADGKIGLSIRKAKPQVERPERPQRPRRDNRSNDRNERHQPKENFEQKMARFLKDSDERLATLKRATESKRGGRGARRG; this is encoded by the coding sequence ATGTCAATTGAAGTAGGCAGCAAGGTACAAGGTAAAGTAACAGGAATCACAAATTTTGGAGCATTCGTTGAGCTGCCAGATGGCAAAACAGGCTTAGTTCACATCAGTGAAGTTGCTGACAATTATGTAAAAGATATCAATGAGCATCTAAAAGTTGGAGATGAAGTTGAAGTTAAAGTGATGAATGTTGAAGCGGATGGAAAGATTGGTCTTTCAATTCGTAAAGCAAAGCCTCAAGTTGAGAGACCAGAGCGTCCTCAACGCCCACGTCGTGACAATCGTTCTAACGATCGTAACGAGCGCCATCAGCCAAAAGAGAATTTTGAGCAAAAAATGGCACGTTTCTTAAAAGATAGTGATGAGCGTCTAGCAACGCTTAAACGTGCTACAGAATCAAAACGCGGTGGTCGTGGAGCTAGAAGAGGGTAG